One part of the Streptomyces sp. NBC_01264 genome encodes these proteins:
- a CDS encoding IS3 family transposase (programmed frameshift), with the protein MRKHEVAPPSKYTPEFREEAVQIALRSSKTVSETARELELNPETLRGWVKKFQKRREPAADAELTVSERARLKELERRIREVEMENAFLKKCAGVLREGSPVARKYEFIETMRLDTAEYVFSVEFMCERLDVSKSGYYDWRRRPDSATAQRREELKLLVKKAFEVSDSTYGYRRIRAQLARWGHAAGLELVRQLMRELGLMPCQPRPKRFSLTQAAAGAVPDLVGRNFTADTPGEKLVGDITYIPTGEGWLYLATVIDCCTKEVIGYAMDDHYQTPLISRAIRNAARNRKLTKGAIFHSDRGSNYMSAEFGKALNRLGLRRSSGRTGICFDNAMAESFFGTLKNERVSRVTYLTLEAARQDITRYIEFWYNRKRLHSAVGYRPPQEVHAEYARLRIAA; encoded by the exons ATGAGGAAGCACGAAGTGGCACCGCCCAGCAAGTACACCCCGGAGTTCCGCGAGGAAGCAGTCCAGATCGCGCTCCGCTCCAGCAAGACCGTCTCGGAGACAGCCCGAGAGCTTGAATTGAACCCGGAGACACTCCGGGGCTGGGTGAAAAAGTTCCAGAAACGGCGTGAGCCGGCCGCTGACGCTGAGCTGACGGTGAGTGAACGCGCCCGGTTGAAGGAACTCGAACGCCGCATTCGCGAAGTCGAGATGGAGAACGCCTTCCTGAAAAAATGCGCGG GCGTACTTCGCGAAGGATCCCCGGTAGCACGCAAGTACGAGTTCATCGAAACGATGCGACTCGACACCGCGGAGTACGTATTTTCTGTCGAGTTCATGTGTGAGCGGCTCGACGTGTCCAAGTCCGGCTACTACGACTGGCGACGCCGTCCTGATTCTGCGACGGCTCAGCGGCGCGAGGAATTGAAACTGCTCGTCAAGAAAGCCTTCGAGGTGTCCGACAGTACGTACGGATACCGGCGCATCCGCGCCCAGCTGGCGCGCTGGGGGCACGCCGCCGGCCTGGAGCTCGTGCGCCAGCTCATGCGTGAACTGGGCCTGATGCCCTGCCAGCCCCGCCCGAAGCGGTTCAGCCTGACCCAGGCTGCGGCGGGCGCAGTGCCCGACCTCGTCGGCCGGAACTTCACCGCCGACACCCCGGGTGAAAAGCTCGTCGGAGACATAACCTACATTCCGACTGGCGAGGGCTGGCTTTATCTCGCGACGGTCATCGACTGCTGCACGAAGGAAGTCATCGGGTATGCGATGGACGACCACTACCAGACGCCTTTGATATCCCGGGCCATACGCAACGCAGCCCGCAACAGGAAGCTCACCAAGGGGGCAATTTTTCACTCCGATCGCGGAAGTAACTATATGTCAGCCGAGTTCGGGAAGGCGCTGAACCGGCTCGGCCTCCGCAGATCGTCTGGGCGCACCGGGATCTGTTTCGACAACGCGATGGCCGAATCGTTCTTCGGAACTCTGAAGAACGAGCGTGTCTCACGTGTGACTTACCTGACCCTCGAGGCCGCCCGGCAGGACATCACTCGCTACATCGAATTCTGGTACAATCGCAAACGCCTTCACTCGGCTGTCGGTTACCGGCCTCCGCAGGAAGTCCACGCCGAGTATGCAAGGTTGCGAATAGCCGCGTGA
- a CDS encoding IS701 family transposase: protein MTRHHETVAATARIAVQEWAGVFGAAMGAIADCFKRREPRQAAAELTSGLLMELETRNCWTLAEAVGHRSPDRFQHLLARAKFDHEAARRKIAEQVAVHLAGQEIVLVADETGDEKASEYAVGAAHQYSGAIGGTAKCQVAVHLVAVTARIRVMIDRKLYLPQGWAADDERRELAGVPDELEFSTKPDQAVAMVRDALDAGVRADWFAGDEVYSSRALRHSMREMGLGYTVAVKQNQKVTLRSGLRIEARKTINTLTSGNWMRMATGQGGKGTREYYWSMIDICPDDTPEGHEPGTSALIARRHRYTHETSFYLCHHPQPFTLAKLIEVICRRWGVEEAFQLGKSFVGLDQGQVTCWNSWHRWSLFSMIASIVLTLTQTATTARTAPDWPPDLAPVSCPELLKLLRTSALPRPARDNEHVVFWSAWRLHHQAVAQACHRQRHHRHDQP from the coding sequence GTGACGAGACATCATGAGACGGTGGCCGCGACGGCGCGGATAGCCGTGCAGGAGTGGGCGGGTGTCTTCGGGGCTGCGATGGGCGCCATCGCGGACTGCTTCAAGCGGCGTGAACCCCGTCAGGCCGCGGCCGAGCTGACGTCGGGCCTGTTGATGGAGCTGGAGACCCGCAATTGCTGGACCTTGGCCGAAGCTGTGGGTCACCGGAGCCCGGACCGGTTCCAGCACCTGCTGGCGCGGGCGAAGTTCGACCACGAGGCGGCCCGCAGGAAGATCGCCGAGCAGGTCGCCGTGCACCTTGCCGGTCAGGAGATCGTGTTGGTCGCGGACGAGACCGGCGACGAGAAGGCGTCCGAGTACGCGGTCGGAGCGGCCCACCAGTACTCCGGGGCGATCGGCGGCACGGCGAAGTGCCAGGTCGCGGTACACCTCGTAGCGGTGACCGCGAGGATACGCGTGATGATCGACCGGAAACTCTACCTGCCCCAGGGCTGGGCGGCCGACGACGAGCGCCGCGAACTCGCCGGGGTCCCTGATGAGCTGGAGTTCTCGACGAAGCCGGACCAGGCCGTCGCCATGGTGCGCGACGCCCTCGACGCCGGCGTCCGGGCCGACTGGTTCGCCGGTGACGAGGTCTACTCAAGCCGGGCACTGAGGCACAGCATGCGCGAGATGGGGCTGGGCTATACGGTCGCGGTCAAGCAGAACCAGAAGGTCACCTTGCGCTCCGGTCTGCGCATCGAGGCCCGGAAGACGATCAACACACTCACCTCCGGGAACTGGATGCGCATGGCCACCGGCCAGGGCGGAAAGGGGACCCGCGAGTACTACTGGTCCATGATCGACATATGCCCGGACGACACCCCGGAAGGACACGAGCCCGGGACGTCCGCACTGATCGCTCGCAGGCATCGCTACACCCACGAGACATCGTTCTACCTCTGCCACCACCCACAGCCTTTCACCCTCGCGAAGCTGATCGAGGTGATCTGCCGCCGCTGGGGCGTCGAGGAAGCGTTTCAGCTGGGGAAGTCCTTCGTCGGCCTCGACCAGGGCCAGGTGACCTGCTGGAACTCATGGCACCGCTGGTCACTGTTCTCCATGATCGCCTCGATCGTCCTCACACTGACCCAGACCGCCACCACGGCCCGCACCGCACCCGACTGGCCCCCCGACCTCGCCCCGGTCTCCTGCCCCGAACTCCTCAAGCTGCTACGCACCTCAGCCCTGCCACGCCCGGCCCGCGACAACGAGCACGTAGTGTTCTGGTCCGCCTGGCGACTCCACCATCAAGCTGTCGCCCAAGCCTGCCACCGACAACGCCACCACCGCCACGACCAACCCTGA
- a CDS encoding ISAs1 family transposase, producing MNGQIPVRKTRGPSGPHLPGASPSGAGTSPQLLNSLLTSCDVIPDPRDPRGRRYGLPTLLTIMICAMTGAGHDSLTAVHEWCQRTALNAPHVLDLLKLPRDPFTGTLCVPDERTFRDLAAKLDAAALTTAGFGFLRPLLKAAGPADHTPDGVREREQHRVHRAGLAEPARRQAYALDGKYLRGARRADGTQVIVLSVVRQGDGVTVAMREIAAKSSEIPEFTPLLRQIPAGQLRNAVITADALHAQRSHATDVVEQLGAHYLLTVKNNQRKLADQLRTLPWKDVPVLHSQTGRGHGREEVRRIKVVTVDGLLFPHAKQVLRIERRRRRIGAKKWSTETVYAVTDLPAEQASPKELATWAREHWTVENTVHWSRDCTFNEDKCQVRTGNAPAVLAAIRDLVRGALHTAGYANIATGRRGHTNPEQVLTLYRIT from the coding sequence ATGAACGGTCAGATCCCTGTCCGAAAAACGCGAGGCCCCTCAGGACCCCATCTGCCGGGCGCCTCACCCAGCGGAGCGGGAACCTCCCCACAGCTCCTGAACAGCCTGCTGACCAGCTGTGATGTGATACCCGACCCGCGTGACCCGCGCGGCCGACGCTACGGACTGCCCACCCTGCTCACCATCATGATCTGCGCGATGACGGGCGCCGGCCACGACTCCCTCACGGCCGTCCACGAATGGTGCCAACGCACCGCACTGAACGCCCCACACGTCCTTGACCTGTTGAAACTCCCGCGTGACCCGTTCACCGGCACACTGTGCGTCCCGGACGAGCGGACCTTCCGCGACCTGGCCGCCAAGCTGGATGCGGCCGCGCTGACCACAGCGGGCTTCGGCTTCCTGCGCCCGTTACTCAAGGCCGCCGGACCCGCTGACCACACCCCGGACGGGGTCCGTGAACGCGAACAACACCGCGTCCACCGCGCCGGCCTGGCTGAACCGGCCCGGCGACAGGCCTACGCCCTGGACGGCAAGTACCTGCGGGGCGCCCGACGGGCAGACGGAACCCAAGTGATCGTGCTGTCCGTCGTGCGCCAGGGCGACGGGGTAACGGTGGCGATGCGGGAGATCGCGGCCAAGAGCAGCGAGATCCCCGAGTTCACCCCACTGCTGCGGCAGATCCCCGCCGGTCAGCTGCGGAACGCAGTGATCACGGCGGACGCGCTCCACGCACAGAGATCCCACGCTACTGACGTCGTCGAACAGCTGGGGGCGCACTATCTGCTGACGGTGAAGAACAACCAGCGCAAGCTCGCCGACCAGCTCCGCACGCTGCCGTGGAAGGACGTTCCCGTCCTGCACTCCCAGACCGGGCGCGGACACGGCCGCGAGGAGGTCCGCCGGATCAAGGTCGTCACCGTTGACGGGCTGCTGTTCCCGCACGCGAAGCAAGTGCTGCGGATCGAGCGCAGACGCCGCCGTATCGGGGCGAAGAAGTGGAGCACCGAGACGGTCTACGCGGTCACCGATCTGCCCGCCGAGCAAGCCTCCCCCAAGGAGCTGGCCACGTGGGCCAGGGAGCACTGGACGGTAGAGAACACCGTCCACTGGAGCAGAGACTGCACCTTCAACGAGGACAAATGCCAGGTCAGGACCGGTAACGCTCCCGCCGTCCTGGCCGCGATCCGCGACCTGGTCAGAGGCGCGTTACACACCGCCGGATACGCCAACATCGCCACCGGACGCCGAGGACACACCAACCCCGAGCAAGTCCTCACCCTCTACCGAATCACGTGA
- the tpg gene encoding telomere-protecting terminal protein Tpg, producing the protein MGIVGDSLERAGQAHSTRPIPKSAGAQMRYLVKQHKGSTKQVAALLGVSQRTVERYVKDQIKHPKPALADRMAAEVRRRWQPLVRKRARAQAATQTGLTVETRARFGFTAAPGSTDDGRMRRITQHLPPELAGRLLAAHDAGATEADLQRLAAEGLQEAYFQDGGRRAQGLLVEFTDIDYIDIAY; encoded by the coding sequence ATGGGCATCGTCGGGGACAGTCTGGAGCGGGCGGGACAAGCACACAGCACCCGCCCGATTCCCAAGTCGGCGGGAGCGCAGATGCGCTACCTGGTCAAGCAGCACAAGGGCTCCACCAAGCAGGTGGCCGCGCTGCTGGGGGTGTCACAGCGCACGGTCGAGCGGTACGTGAAAGACCAGATTAAGCACCCCAAGCCCGCGCTGGCCGACCGTATGGCGGCCGAGGTGCGCCGCCGCTGGCAGCCCCTGGTCCGCAAGCGGGCCCGCGCCCAGGCCGCGACGCAGACCGGGCTGACGGTCGAGACCCGGGCCCGGTTCGGGTTCACCGCGGCCCCTGGGTCCACCGACGACGGACGCATGCGCAGGATCACCCAGCACCTGCCGCCGGAGCTCGCCGGCCGGCTGCTGGCCGCCCACGACGCAGGCGCCACCGAAGCCGACCTCCAGCGACTCGCGGCCGAAGGCCTCCAAGAGGCCTACTTCCAAGACGGCGGCCGCCGCGCACAAGGGCTCCTGGTCGAGTTCACCGACATCGACTACATCGACATTGCCTACTGA
- a CDS encoding IS5 family transposase, protein MLVYPSGVDVSSSVLRFLAARLREHRRALGTRWRRLSAGRQALLTLAHLRNGHPYAQLAAGFGVGTTTAFRYIAEAVEVLSALAPMLAEVVRAASMKAFVLLDGTLLPIDRIAADRPFYSGKHKKHGMNVQVIADPFGRLLWASPALPGAVHDVRAARGHGIIDALTGAGIPCWADKAYQGSKGTVRVPYRGRWETLSAGQQAANRSHARIRALVEQAIATLKSWRLLRKLRCSTTRITSLVQAVLTLHLASSG, encoded by the coding sequence GTGCTTGTCTACCCGTCGGGCGTCGACGTGTCCAGCTCGGTCCTTCGCTTCCTCGCTGCCCGCCTGAGGGAACACCGCCGCGCTCTTGGCACCCGGTGGCGGCGCCTGAGCGCGGGCCGACAGGCCTTGCTCACCCTCGCCCACCTCCGCAACGGACATCCGTATGCCCAGCTCGCGGCTGGTTTCGGGGTCGGCACGACCACCGCATTCCGTTACATCGCCGAGGCGGTCGAGGTCCTGTCGGCCCTGGCTCCGATGCTGGCCGAGGTGGTCAGGGCGGCGTCGATGAAGGCGTTCGTGCTGTTGGACGGGACGCTGCTGCCGATCGACCGGATCGCTGCCGACCGGCCCTTCTACTCGGGCAAACACAAGAAGCACGGGATGAACGTGCAGGTCATCGCGGATCCATTCGGCCGACTCCTGTGGGCCTCACCCGCTCTTCCCGGGGCCGTGCATGATGTCCGCGCGGCCCGCGGGCACGGCATCATCGACGCGTTGACCGGGGCCGGCATTCCCTGCTGGGCCGACAAGGCCTACCAGGGTTCCAAGGGCACCGTCCGTGTTCCGTACCGTGGTCGCTGGGAGACACTTTCCGCAGGTCAGCAGGCTGCTAACCGATCCCATGCACGCATCCGGGCTCTCGTGGAACAGGCCATCGCCACCCTCAAGTCCTGGCGCCTCCTACGCAAGCTCCGCTGCTCGACCACCCGCATCACCAGCCTCGTCCAAGCTGTCCTCACCCTGCATCTGGCCAGCTCAGGCTGA
- a CDS encoding ISAs1 family transposase, whose protein sequence is MLVRLGPLDADRVADLRPYFDAVPDPRSLRGRWYSLTAVLLVCACAVVSGARSIDELAEWGQRASDTLLTVIGIRRHLLGWRRAPSPATIGRVLGAVDGDVLDRAVGAYLADRHRAATEPTRTPPSASERLRVIAVDGKALKGSARLTAKRRHLLSAVTHGTVVTIAQVEVGAKTNETTHFQPLLTPLDLAGTVVTFDALHSVRANITWLVETKKAHYIAVIKTNQPTAHRQLASLPWRDISIQHTASATGHGRRESRSVKTCAVPDQLGGIAFPHARLAIRIHRRRKQTGQRETRESVYAVTSLDAHQATPADLAAAIRGHWGIENSSHHTRDVTFAEDASTVHTRTAPRAMATLRNLAIGALKTLGAANIAKTTRAIRHEPQRALGILGITHDPDTHGT, encoded by the coding sequence GTGCTTGTGAGGCTGGGTCCGCTGGACGCTGACCGGGTCGCTGATCTGCGCCCCTACTTCGATGCAGTGCCCGATCCGCGCTCACTGCGGGGCCGCTGGTACTCACTGACCGCGGTCCTGCTGGTGTGTGCCTGCGCGGTCGTCTCGGGAGCCAGGAGCATCGACGAGCTCGCCGAGTGGGGCCAGCGCGCCTCGGACACACTCCTGACAGTGATCGGTATCCGCCGTCACCTGCTCGGATGGCGGCGCGCCCCGTCGCCGGCCACGATCGGTCGCGTGCTGGGGGCTGTCGACGGCGATGTGCTGGACCGGGCGGTGGGCGCCTACCTGGCCGACCGGCACCGTGCTGCCACCGAGCCCACCCGGACACCACCCTCGGCGTCGGAGCGGCTGCGTGTGATCGCTGTCGACGGCAAAGCACTCAAGGGATCAGCCCGTCTCACCGCGAAGCGCCGACACCTGCTCTCCGCGGTCACACACGGCACCGTCGTCACCATCGCCCAGGTGGAGGTCGGCGCGAAGACGAACGAGACCACACACTTCCAACCGCTTCTGACACCGCTGGACCTGGCCGGCACCGTCGTCACCTTCGACGCCCTCCACTCGGTCCGAGCGAACATCACCTGGCTGGTCGAGACCAAGAAGGCCCACTACATCGCCGTGATCAAGACCAACCAGCCGACGGCTCACCGCCAGCTCGCATCCCTGCCGTGGCGGGACATCTCCATCCAGCACACCGCCTCCGCCACCGGGCACGGCAGGCGCGAGTCCCGCTCGGTCAAGACCTGCGCCGTCCCCGACCAACTCGGCGGGATCGCTTTTCCCCACGCCCGCCTGGCCATCCGCATCCACCGGCGCCGCAAGCAGACCGGCCAGCGCGAGACCCGGGAGAGCGTCTACGCCGTCACCAGCCTCGACGCCCACCAAGCCACCCCAGCCGACCTGGCCGCCGCAATCCGCGGGCACTGGGGCATCGAGAACTCCTCGCACCACACCAGGGACGTCACTTTCGCCGAGGACGCCTCCACCGTCCACACCCGAACCGCACCCCGCGCGATGGCAACTCTCCGCAACCTCGCCATCGGCGCCCTGAAAACCCTCGGCGCCGCCAACATCGCCAAGACCACCCGAGCCATCCGCCACGAACCGCAACGAGCACTCGGCATCCTGGGCATCACCCACGATCCGGACACCCACGGAACTTGA
- a CDS encoding transposase — protein sequence MPDELVLDYGRDAVALLRAVHNPHSPLWLRELPAVQVLRRITVQNYLVTTGGDGREVVKRREADKEGLPPGRLRLASPYDLDARNGTKNALHWTGYKLHISEVCQRPRPGGGTPRPGRRARPDIPNVITHVATTDATVPDVKLVEPVHRALADRGLLPAEHYLDSGYASAELLAGARAAFGITLVAPLLAGTSRQDRENAGYQREAFTIDWDAEQATCPQGATSRFWSPARQHGREGIAVRFDEADCGPCPVRAACTDATRQGRQLTLRPRDLQELINTNHAAQQDADWQTTYALRAGVEGTIRQATAVTGNRRARYRGLAKTHLEHVYSAVALNLIRLDAWWNNQPLDHTRTSHLARLDLTLTA from the coding sequence GTGCCGGACGAACTCGTACTGGACTACGGCCGTGACGCGGTGGCCCTGCTGCGGGCGGTCCACAACCCTCACTCGCCCCTGTGGCTGCGCGAGCTGCCCGCGGTCCAGGTCCTGCGCCGGATCACTGTGCAGAACTACCTGGTCACCACCGGCGGCGACGGGCGGGAGGTGGTCAAGCGGCGGGAGGCGGACAAGGAGGGTCTCCCGCCCGGCAGACTGCGCCTGGCCTCGCCCTACGACCTCGACGCCCGCAACGGCACCAAGAACGCCCTACACTGGACCGGGTACAAACTGCACATCAGCGAGGTCTGCCAGCGGCCCCGGCCCGGCGGAGGGACCCCGCGGCCGGGACGCCGGGCGCGTCCGGACATCCCGAACGTGATCACACATGTCGCGACCACGGACGCGACCGTGCCCGATGTGAAGCTGGTCGAGCCCGTCCACCGGGCCCTCGCCGACCGGGGCCTGCTGCCCGCCGAGCACTACCTCGACTCCGGCTACGCAAGCGCGGAACTCCTCGCCGGGGCCCGGGCCGCCTTCGGGATCACCCTGGTCGCACCGCTCCTGGCGGGCACCTCCCGCCAGGACCGGGAGAACGCCGGTTACCAGCGCGAAGCCTTCACCATCGACTGGGACGCCGAGCAAGCCACCTGCCCCCAGGGCGCCACCAGCAGGTTCTGGAGCCCGGCCCGGCAACACGGCCGCGAAGGGATCGCGGTCCGCTTCGACGAGGCCGACTGCGGCCCCTGCCCGGTCAGAGCGGCATGCACCGACGCCACACGCCAGGGCCGCCAGCTCACCCTGCGCCCACGGGACCTGCAGGAACTGATCAACACGAACCACGCCGCCCAGCAGGACGCCGACTGGCAGACCACATACGCCCTGCGCGCCGGCGTCGAGGGCACCATCCGCCAGGCCACAGCCGTCACCGGTAACCGCAGGGCCCGCTATCGCGGCCTCGCGAAGACCCACCTCGAACACGTCTACTCCGCCGTCGCCCTCAACCTCATCCGCCTCGACGCCTGGTGGAACAACCAACCCCTCGACCACACCCGCACCAGTCACCTCGCGAGACTTGACCTCACCCTCACGGCCTGA
- a CDS encoding SDR family oxidoreductase, whose amino-acid sequence MAPTRTVLVTGATRGIGLAITRRLCHEGVQVLGIARSAPDAGFPATFVPCDLSDVRQTADALQALTCDHHVDAVVNNAGIALPEPLGQIDLANLQTVLDLNVRAAVQTVQACVDGMRERGWGRIVNITSRAVFGTRGRSSYSAAKSALTGLTSTWALELAHQPITVNAVAPGPIDTDLFHCTRPAGSDAEAAVLRTIPMGRLGRPDEIAAAVCFPLSDDAGYITGQTLCVDGGGSIPGR is encoded by the coding sequence ATGGCGCCCACGCGAACAGTCCTGGTCACCGGCGCGACCCGGGGCATCGGCCTTGCTATCACCCGAAGGCTCTGCCACGAGGGAGTCCAGGTCCTGGGGATCGCCCGTTCCGCGCCGGATGCCGGCTTCCCGGCCACGTTCGTCCCCTGCGACCTCTCTGACGTCCGGCAGACCGCCGACGCGCTCCAGGCCCTGACGTGCGACCACCACGTGGACGCCGTTGTCAACAACGCGGGCATCGCCCTGCCCGAGCCCCTCGGCCAAATCGACCTGGCCAACCTCCAAACCGTGCTCGACCTCAATGTCCGGGCCGCGGTGCAGACCGTCCAGGCGTGCGTCGACGGTATGCGCGAACGGGGATGGGGACGGATCGTGAACATCACCAGCCGCGCCGTCTTCGGCACCCGCGGCCGCAGCAGCTACTCCGCCGCCAAAAGCGCCCTCACCGGACTGACCTCCACCTGGGCACTCGAACTCGCCCACCAGCCCATCACCGTCAACGCCGTCGCCCCCGGCCCCATCGACACCGACCTTTTCCACTGCACCCGTCCCGCCGGAAGCGACGCCGAAGCAGCGGTCCTGCGCACCATCCCCATGGGACGCCTGGGCCGCCCCGACGAGATCGCCGCCGCCGTCTGCTTCCCCCTCAGCGACGACGCCGGCTACATCACCGGCCAGACCCTCTGCGTCGACGGCGGCGGCAGCATTCCTGGCCGCTGA
- a CDS encoding allene oxide cyclase barrel-like domain-containing protein: MSTNSRNKSRLATCAATMSAAALLTTAMTGIAVAETDPGRGEQEVVLELETHPTSHFQSPPGASKAGTLIGGVGGLTRFVGDREVDYGSDRWQCLYLEVAPDASRRVTQCNSTLDTPDGEITLQGAWTELQGPPEASEDAVTGGTGKYRNASGYAVYTLLNPEDPANSRYHISVHLSPARRS; the protein is encoded by the coding sequence ATGAGCACAAACTCAAGGAACAAGTCCCGCCTGGCCACCTGTGCCGCAACCATGTCGGCGGCGGCGCTCCTGACCACCGCCATGACGGGGATCGCGGTCGCGGAGACGGATCCGGGCCGGGGAGAACAGGAGGTCGTACTCGAACTCGAGACCCATCCCACGAGTCACTTCCAGAGCCCGCCGGGGGCATCGAAGGCGGGGACTTTGATCGGGGGAGTCGGCGGCCTCACGCGCTTCGTCGGCGACCGCGAGGTGGACTACGGGTCCGACCGGTGGCAGTGCCTCTACCTGGAGGTTGCCCCGGACGCCTCGCGGCGGGTCACGCAGTGCAACTCGACCCTCGACACCCCCGACGGCGAGATCACCCTTCAGGGTGCGTGGACCGAGCTCCAGGGTCCCCCGGAGGCGTCCGAGGATGCCGTGACCGGGGGAACCGGCAAGTATCGGAACGCCAGTGGGTATGCGGTGTACACGCTGCTCAACCCGGAAGACCCGGCGAACTCGAGGTACCACATCAGCGTCCACCTCAGCCCGGCGCGACGATCCTGA